From a single Lolium rigidum isolate FL_2022 chromosome 7, APGP_CSIRO_Lrig_0.1, whole genome shotgun sequence genomic region:
- the LOC124675484 gene encoding L-type lectin-domain containing receptor kinase SIT2-like — MKIFHFLLPILLYHGFQFVAFSAAADDHFVFSGFQGANLSLDGTATVTQEGLLELTNGAVQLKGHAFFPVPFRLRRLPGGAVQSFSTSFAFGILTTYPNLSCHGIAFVIAPSKDFSTALAAQYMGLANIDNNGNASNHIFAAELDTMHNIEFEDIDNNHVGVNINGLRSVQSHAAGYYGTSENNSFQSMSLISGDVMRAWLDYDGELARIDVTIAPIQMSKPARPLVSATYNLSDVLMEQAYIGFSSATGPINSRHYILGWSFGINRPAPAIDIANLPKLPRLGSKRRSKVQEILTPVAVAAFLLALGMGVVLLVRKRLRYAELREDWEVQFGPHRFSYKDLFHATDGFDDRHLLGAGGFGRVYRGVLPTSRLEVAVKRVSHESRQGMKEFVAEVVSIGHIRHRNLVQLLGYCRRKGELLLVYSYMPNGSLDKYLHYEGQKPVLNWEHRFQIIKGIASGLLYLHDKWEKIVIHRDIKASNVLLDEEMNGRLGDFGLSRLYDHGTDPQTTHMVGTMGYMAPELVRTGKASPPTDVFAFGTFLLEVTCGLRPIREDSQGDQFLLVDWALEHWHGGTLLKTVDPRLQGDYDVDEVSLVLKLGLLCSHPYNNARPRMQHVMEYLDGDMPIPELAPAHLSFNVMALLKNKGNPHIMASAPSSVVSIGAISDLSGGR; from the coding sequence ATGAAGATTTTTCACTTCCTCCTACCGATCCTTCTCTACCATGGATTCCAATTCGTGGCCTTCAGTGCTGCGGCCGATGACCACTTCGTCTTCTCCGGCTTCCAAGGTGCCAACCTCAGCCTCGACGGCACGGCCACGGTCACGCAGGAAGGCCTCCTTGAGCTGACCAATGGTGCCGTGCAGCTCAAAGGCCACGCCTTCTTCCCGGTTCCATTCCGTCTCCGCCGGTTGCCCGGAGGCGCGGTGCAGTCCTTCTCCACCTCCTTCGCGTTCGGCATCCTCACCACCTACCCCAACCTGAGCTGCCATGGCATCGCTTTCGTCATCGCGCCGAGCAAGGATTTCTCCACCGCTCTTGCGGCCCAGTACATGGGCCTCGCCAACATCGACAACAACGGAAACGCCAGCAACCACATCTTCGCTGCTGAGCTCGACACCATGCATAACATCGAGTTCGAGGACATCGACAACAACCATGTCGGTGTGAACATCAACGGTCTTCGCTCCGTGCAGTCGCACGCTGCTGGCTACTACGGTACCAGCGAGAACAACAGCTTCCAGAGCATGAGCCTCATCAGCGGGGATGTTATGCGGGCGTGGCTGGATTATGACGGAGAGCTCGCACGGATTGACGTCACCATTGCTCCCATCCAGATGTCCAAACCAGCAAGGCCACTCGTCTCTGCCACGTACAACCTCTCCGACGTGCTAATGGAGCAAGCGTACATCGGCTTCTCTTCTGCGACCGGCCCGATCAACTCCCGGCACTACATTCTTGGCTGGAGCTTCGGCATCAACAGACCAGCTCCGGCCATCGACATCGCTAACCTGCCGAAGCTGCCTCGTCTTGGCTCCAAGCGAAGATCCAAGGTCCAGGAAATCCTGACACCAGTTGCTGTTGCAGCATTCCTCCTTGCTCTGGGCATGGGCGTGGTTCTACTTGTACGAAAGAGATTGAGGTACGCTGAGCTAAGAGAAGATTGGGAGGTCCAGTTTGGACCACATCGGTTCTCCTACAAGGATTTGTTCCATGCGACCGATGGATTCGACGACAGGCACCTACTCGGCGCAGGTGGGTTCGGCAGGGTGTATAGAGGAGTGCTTCCGACATCCAGATTGGAGGTTGCTGTGAAGAGGGTGTCCCACGAGTCGAGGCAGGGCATGAAGGAGTTTGTCGCTGAGGTTGTCAGTATCGGCCACATCCGACACCGTAACCTCGTGCAGTTACTTGGTTACTGCCGGAGAAAAGGAGAACTTCTTTTGGTGTACAGCTACATGCCAAATGGAAGCCTTGATAAATATCTGCATTACGAAGGACAAAAGCCAGTACTGAACTGGGAGCATAGGTTTCAGATCATCAAAGGCATTGCATCTGGGTTGCTGTACCTTCATGACAAGTGGGAGAAAATTGTCATTCACCGGGACATCAAGGCAAGCAACGTGCTCCTCGACGAAGAAATGAACGGGCGGCTCGGTGATTTCGGCCTCTCAAGGCTGTACGACCATGGCACCGACCCCCAAACCACACATATGGTTGGCACCATGGGTTACATGGCCCCGGAGCTAGTACGCACGGGCAAGGCGTCACCTCCTACAGATGTGTTTGCTTTTGGGACGTTCCTCCTCGAGGTTACATGTGGACTAAGGCCTATCAGGGAAGACTCACAAGGCGACCAGTTTCTGTTGGTTGACTGGGCGCTGGAGCATTGGCATGGCGGGACGCTCCTCAAGACGGTGGATCCAAGGTTGCAAGGTGACTACGACGTCGACGAGGTGTCCCTTGTGCTGAAGCTTGGGCTTTTGTGCTCTCACCCTTACAACAATGCAAGGCCAAGAATGCAACATGTCATGGAGTATCTCGATGGAGACATGCCTATCCCGGAGTTGGCGCCGGCGCATCTGAGCTTCAATGTGATGGCCCTACTGAAAAACAAAGGCAACCCGCATATAATGGCATCGGCACCATCGTCAGTGGTTAGCATCGGCGCTATATCTGATCTATCAGGAGGAAGGTGA